CGGTCACCAGCTCCAGGGCCCGCAACTGCGCGCTCATCGAGGCCAGTTCCCGACCGGTGCCGTGGGTACCGGTGCTGACGGCACCCGAGACGGTCTGCTCCATGACGTCGCCCATATTGGCGAGCGAGAGCCCTTCGCGGGCCAGCGCCTTGTTCAGCCGCTTCAGCGGAGTGCCCGCGAGGACCGTGACCGTACCCTCCGCACGGTCGATCTCCCGGATGCCGGTGAGCAGATCGGGCCGCAGCAGAACACCGTCCGTGGCCGCGGCGGCGGTGAAGGAGTGGCCGGTTCCGACCGCCTTGACACGCAGCCCCTCGGCGGCCGCCTCGATTACCGCCGCCCGCAGCTCCTCGACCGAGGCAGGGGTGACCTCGCGGGCGGGGCGTACGACGACGTTCCCCGCCCAGTTGCGCCAGGCACCGCTGTTCTTCGGCATGTGCAGGTCCCTCCCGAGCGGCGCGGCGGGCGCGCGTGACGATTCCTCGTGAGCCGCGCACCGCGGTCCCCGATCAGGAGCACCGGAGACCGGCGCGGCCACCGCCCGCCGGTGGAAAGGGGATCATACTCACCGGTCGGTGCGGCCCGCCTTTTCGCGCCGTGGAAGTCGGGTGCCGCACGGGCCCGGTGGCCGCCCCGGGCCGGTCGCGTTCGGCGGCGCCGTGCCCGGGTGGCAGGATCACGGACATGTCCGAAGCGCCTGATCCCGGTCCGTACGACGCCCTGCTGCTGCTCTCCTTCGGAGGCCCCGAGGGACCCGACGACGTGCTCCCGTTCCTGGAGAACGTGACCCGCGGCCGCGGTATCCCGCCGGAGCGGCTGAAGGAGGTCGGGCGGCACTACTACCTGTTCGACGGAATCAGCCCCATCAACGACCAGAACCGGGCCCTGCTCGCGGCCCTGCGCGTGGACTTCGCGGGGCACGGACTCGACCTGCCGGTCTACTGGGGCAACCGCAACTGGACGCCGTACCTCACCGACACGCTGCGCGAGACGGTCCGCGACGGACGCCGCCGGATCCTGGTCCTCGCCACCAGCGCGTACGCCTCCTACTCGGGCTGCCGTCAGTACCGGGAGAACCTCGCCGCGTCACTCGACACGCTGCGGGCCGAAGGGCTGACCCCGCCGCGGGTGGACAAGCTCCGGCACTTCTTCAACCACCCCGGTTTCGTACGGCCGATGACCGAGAGCGTGCTCGCCTCGCTCGCCGAACTGCCCGCCGAGGCGCGGGAAGGCGCCCATCTCGCCTTCACCACGCACTCCATTCCGGTGGCCGCGGCGGACACCTCGGGACCGGCGGCCGAGCACGGCGAGGGCGGTGCCTATGTGGCGCAGCACCTGGAGGTCGCCCGGCTGATCGCCGACGCCGTACGCGAGGCCACCGGCACCGAGCACCCCTGGCGGCTCGTCTACCAGTCGCGCTCCGGGGCCCCGCACATCCCCTGGCTGGAACCGGACATCTGCGAGCACCTCGAAGCCGTGCAGGCCGAGGGCGCCCCCGCCGTCGTCATGGCACCGATCGGTTTCGTCTCGGACCACATGGAGGTCCGCTACGACCTGGACACCGAGGCCACCGCCAAGGCGGCCGAACTCGGCCTGGCGGTACGGCGCTCGGCGACGGTGGGCGCCGACCCCCGGTTCGCCGCCGCCGTACGCGAACTCGTCCTGGAGCGCGCGGCCGCCGAACGCGGGCTGCCCGTCGAACGCTGTGCGCTCGGCGCGCTCGGCCCCAGCCACGACCTGTGTCCGGTCGGCTGCTGCCCGGCCCGCACACCCAAGCCCGCGGCGGCGGGCGCCGACAGCCCGTACGCCTGACGGGCACCGCACACAGCGCCGGGCGGCCGACCGCCACGCCCTGGAGCGGCCGCCCAGCACGAACCCAGCACACCTCGCCCGTACCACCGCCGGAGGGACCGCGTTGACCGATCACCTGAGGGACGAACTCCTCGAACTCGCCCTGGAGGCCGCCCACCGCGCGGGCGACTTCCTGCGCGACTCGCGCCCCGACGACCTCGGCGTCGCCGCCACCAAGACCAGCGCGGTCGACGTGGTCACCGAGATGGATCTGGCCTCCGAGCGACTGATCACCGGCCTGATCACCGACCGCAGGCCCGACGACGGGATCGTCGGCGAGGAGGGCGCCAGCATCCCGGGCACCAGCGGGGTCGAGTGGGTCGTCGATCCGGTCGACGGCACCGTCAACTACCTCTACGGACTGCCCAGTTGGTGTGTGTCCATCGCGGCACGCAAGGACGGCGAGACCCTGGTCGGCGTGGTGCACGCGCCGATGCGCGGGGAGACCTGCCGGGCCGTCCTCGGGCAGGGCGCGTTCCTCAACGACACCCCGGCCCGGGTGCGCCCGGCGCCCGAGTTCTCGCTCGCCCTGGTGGGCACCGGCTTCGGCTACCTCGCCGAGCGCCGCGCCCAGCAGGCGGAGGTGGCCAGGAGCCTCATCCCGCAGGTGCGCGACATCCGGCGGGGCGGTTCGGCGGCCATCGACCTGTGCGACGTCGCCACCGGCCGGCTCGACGCGTACTACGAGCGGGGCCTGAACCCCTGGGACCTCGCGGCCGGGGACCTCATCGCCCGCGAGGCGGGGGCGCTGACCGGCGGACGTCCCGGTGAGCCGCCCTCCGGCGAGCTGACCGTGGCGGCCTCGCCCGGACTCTTCGCGGAGCTCCAGGGGCGCCTGGAGAAGCTGGGCGCCTGGCACGACGGCTGAGCGGCGCCGGACACGGACGAGGGCCCCGGTGGCGGAACATGTTCCGCCACCGGGGCCCTCGTCGTGCGTGGGTCAGGACTGCGAAGCGCCGAGCTGTACGCCGTGGTCGGCGGCGAGCCTGCGCAGGTCGTCGAGTTCCGACTGCTCGACCTCGGCCAGGAAGTCGTCGCCCGTCTCCCGGGCCTGGTCGAGGTCGGCCTCGGTCGCCTTTATGCGCTGAATAAGTCCTGTCGTGAAAGCGTCCATGGTTGCGCCCCCTCGTCCTGGGTCGTGGTCGGTGGCACGGGGGTGTGCCCAATGGTTGAGGTCCGATCGCAGCCGCCCCGCCTTTGCGGAAAGCGGTTCGTGGTACGCCACAGCGGCGGGCCTGATCGCGGGTGTGCAGACGTCTTCCCCCTGCCGTCTTCTACGGAAACCTCGATTCCACGAGAAAATCTGTGCCCGTTGGGCCGTCCGGGGCGCGACCTTGCGTGCCGGCCGTCATCTACGCGCGCCCGCCTGCCGCTGCTCCGCGCGCGACCGCCTTACCGCCGGTTTACGGACTCAACGGGCAGGATGGAGAGACTCCACCCCAGGACCGGGCCCGCGGGCCCACAGGAAGGACGACACGTGCGCGTACTCGTGGTCGAGGACGAGCAGCTGCTCGCCGACGCGGTGGCCACCGGACTGCGCAGGGAGGCCATGGCCGTCGACGTCGTGTACGACGGCGCCGCCGCTCTGGAACGCATCGGGGTCAACGACTACGACGTGGTCGTACTCGACCGTGACCTGCCGCTCGTGCACGGTGACGACGTGTGCCGCCGCCTCGTCGAGCTCGGCCTGCCGACCCGGGTGCTCATGCTCACCGCGTCCGGGGACGTCAGCGACCGGGTCGAGGGCCTGGAGATCGGCGCGGACGACTATCTGCCCAAGCCGTTCGCCTTCACCGAGCTGATCGCGCGGGTCCGCGCGCTCGGCCGGCGCACCAGCCTCCCGCTGCCGCCGGTCCTGGAGCGCGCCGGGATCAAGCTCGACCCCAACCGGCGCGAGGTCTTCCGCGACGGCCGGGAGATCCAGCTCGCGCCGAAGGAGTTCGCCGTCCTGGAGGTGCTGCTGCGCAGCGAGGGCGCCGTCGTCTCCGCCGAGCAGCTCCTGGAGAAGGCCTGGGACGAGAACACCGACCCCTTCACCAACGTCGTACGGGTAACAGTGATGACGCTGCGCCGCAAGCTCGGCGAACCGGCGGTCATCGTGACCGTGCCCGGCTCGGGCTACCGGATCTGACGCCGTGAGCAGCACCCCACAACCCCCGGCGACTCCGCCGCGCCCCACCTGGGACCCGCGCCGCGTCGAGCCGCCCTTCCCGCTGCTGCGCCCGACGATCCGGATAAGGCTGACCCTGCTGTACGGCGGGATGTTCCTGATCGCGGGCATCCTGTTGCTCTCGATCATCTATCTGCTCGCCGCGCAGGCCGTGCATGTCGGCAACGAACTCCCGTTCAAGATCATCAACGGCAGTGTCAAGGTGTCCTCGGACGCCTGCCCCGCACTCGTGGACGCGGGCGGCTCGCAGGACGAGTTCAACCGGGCGCTGAACGACTGCGTGAACCACCAGCGCCAGGAGGCCCTGGACGACCTGCTGAGCCGCTCGCTGCTGGCCCTGCTCGGCCTCAGCGTGATCGCCTTCGCCTTCGGTTACGGCATGGCGGGACGGGTCCTCGCGCCGCTCGGCCGGATCACCCGCACCGCCCGGCAGGTGGCCGGATCCGATCTGTCGCGACGGATCGAACTCGACGGCCCCGACGACGAGTTGAAGGAACTCGCGGACACCTTCGACGACATGCTGGAGCGCCTCCAGCGGGCCTTCACGGCGCAGCAGAGGTTCGTCGGCAACGCCTCCCACGAGCTGCGCACCCCGCTGGCGATCAACCGCACCCTCCTGGAGGTCCAGCTCTCCGACCCCTCGGCGCCGCCGGAACTCCAGCAGCTCGGCAAGACGCTGCTCGCCACCAACGAGCGCAGCGAGCAACTCGTGGAGGGGCTGCTGCTGCTCGCCCGCAGCGACAACCAGATCGTCGAGCGTGGCCCGGTGGACATCGCCGAGGTCGCCTCGCACGCCGTCGACCAGGTACGGGCCGAGGCGGAGGCCAAGGCCGTCGAGATCCGCAGCGACTGCGCGCCCGTCGTCGTACAGGGCAACGGCGTGCTGCTCGAACGGATCGCGCTCAACCTCGTGCAGAACGCGGTGCGGTACAACGTCGCGTCGGCCAAGGGGGCGGAGGAGCCCGGCTGGGTCGAGGTGAGCACTCGC
This is a stretch of genomic DNA from Streptomyces sp. NA04227. It encodes these proteins:
- a CDS encoding ferrochelatase: MSEAPDPGPYDALLLLSFGGPEGPDDVLPFLENVTRGRGIPPERLKEVGRHYYLFDGISPINDQNRALLAALRVDFAGHGLDLPVYWGNRNWTPYLTDTLRETVRDGRRRILVLATSAYASYSGCRQYRENLAASLDTLRAEGLTPPRVDKLRHFFNHPGFVRPMTESVLASLAELPAEAREGAHLAFTTHSIPVAAADTSGPAAEHGEGGAYVAQHLEVARLIADAVREATGTEHPWRLVYQSRSGAPHIPWLEPDICEHLEAVQAEGAPAVVMAPIGFVSDHMEVRYDLDTEATAKAAELGLAVRRSATVGADPRFAAAVRELVLERAAAERGLPVERCALGALGPSHDLCPVGCCPARTPKPAAAGADSPYA
- a CDS encoding inositol monophosphatase family protein, which codes for MTDHLRDELLELALEAAHRAGDFLRDSRPDDLGVAATKTSAVDVVTEMDLASERLITGLITDRRPDDGIVGEEGASIPGTSGVEWVVDPVDGTVNYLYGLPSWCVSIAARKDGETLVGVVHAPMRGETCRAVLGQGAFLNDTPARVRPAPEFSLALVGTGFGYLAERRAQQAEVARSLIPQVRDIRRGGSAAIDLCDVATGRLDAYYERGLNPWDLAAGDLIAREAGALTGGRPGEPPSGELTVAASPGLFAELQGRLEKLGAWHDG
- a CDS encoding response regulator transcription factor; this encodes MRVLVVEDEQLLADAVATGLRREAMAVDVVYDGAAALERIGVNDYDVVVLDRDLPLVHGDDVCRRLVELGLPTRVLMLTASGDVSDRVEGLEIGADDYLPKPFAFTELIARVRALGRRTSLPLPPVLERAGIKLDPNRREVFRDGREIQLAPKEFAVLEVLLRSEGAVVSAEQLLEKAWDENTDPFTNVVRVTVMTLRRKLGEPAVIVTVPGSGYRI
- a CDS encoding HAMP domain-containing sensor histidine kinase gives rise to the protein MSSTPQPPATPPRPTWDPRRVEPPFPLLRPTIRIRLTLLYGGMFLIAGILLLSIIYLLAAQAVHVGNELPFKIINGSVKVSSDACPALVDAGGSQDEFNRALNDCVNHQRQEALDDLLSRSLLALLGLSVIAFAFGYGMAGRVLAPLGRITRTARQVAGSDLSRRIELDGPDDELKELADTFDDMLERLQRAFTAQQRFVGNASHELRTPLAINRTLLEVQLSDPSAPPELQQLGKTLLATNERSEQLVEGLLLLARSDNQIVERGPVDIAEVASHAVDQVRAEAEAKAVEIRSDCAPVVVQGNGVLLERIALNLVQNAVRYNVASAKGAEEPGWVEVSTREESGQAVLLVANTGPVVPAYEIDNLFEPFRRLRTERTGSDKGVGLGLSIARSVARGHGGRISAVPREGGGLVMRVTLPV